From Streptomyces qinzhouensis, one genomic window encodes:
- a CDS encoding alpha/beta fold hydrolase, whose product MAWWTTEFTHRLVPSPAGRIHLVEQGAGPLVLLLHGFPECWYSWRHQLPVLAAAGYRAVAVDVRGYGLSSRPEGTAAYRMVELVADGAAVVRALGEESAVVVGHDWGSAIAANSALLRPDVFRAVGLLSVPYIPRGGPRPGAVFASMGGDEEFYITRFQRPGRAEAEIEPDVRGWLTGFYAALSADTMPPPDAPDPLFVPVDGVLRERFPDGGRPGWLGEEDLDVYAGEFERTGFTGALNRYRAMDRDWEDLAPFDGAPVTRPALYIGGARDSAMAWLGAAIDAQPAVLPGLVSSHLLADCGHWVQQEAPDEVGRLLVDWLAALPR is encoded by the coding sequence ATGGCGTGGTGGACAACGGAGTTCACCCACCGGCTGGTGCCCTCGCCGGCCGGCCGGATCCATCTCGTGGAACAGGGCGCGGGCCCGCTGGTGCTGCTGCTGCACGGCTTCCCGGAGTGCTGGTACTCATGGCGGCACCAACTGCCCGTGCTGGCGGCCGCCGGTTACCGCGCGGTCGCCGTCGACGTCCGCGGCTACGGACTCTCCTCCCGGCCCGAGGGCACGGCCGCCTACCGGATGGTGGAACTGGTCGCGGACGGCGCGGCCGTGGTCCGGGCGCTGGGGGAGGAGTCCGCGGTCGTCGTGGGCCACGACTGGGGTTCGGCGATCGCGGCGAACTCCGCCCTGCTGAGGCCGGACGTGTTTCGCGCGGTGGGGCTGCTGAGCGTGCCCTACATCCCGCGGGGCGGACCGCGCCCGGGCGCGGTGTTCGCGTCGATGGGCGGCGACGAGGAGTTCTACATCACCCGCTTCCAGCGGCCGGGCCGGGCCGAGGCGGAAATCGAGCCCGATGTACGGGGCTGGCTGACGGGCTTCTACGCCGCGCTGTCCGCCGACACCATGCCCCCGCCGGACGCCCCCGATCCGCTGTTCGTCCCGGTGGACGGGGTGCTGCGGGAGCGGTTCCCGGACGGTGGACGGCCCGGCTGGCTCGGCGAGGAGGATCTCGACGTCTACGCGGGGGAGTTCGAGCGGACGGGCTTCACCGGCGCTCTGAACCGCTACCGCGCCATGGACCGGGACTGGGAGGATCTCGCGCCCTTCGACGGCGCCCCCGTCACCCGGCCCGCCCTCTACATCGGCGGCGCCCGGGACTCCGCGATGGCCTGGCTGGGCGCCGCGATCGACGCCCAGCCGGCCGTGCTGCCGGGTCTGGTCTCCTCCCACCTGCTGGCGGACTGCGGCCACTGGGTGCAGCAGGAGGCCCCCGACGAGGTCGGCCGGCTCCTTGTCGACTGGCTCGCCGCCCTGCCCCGCTGA
- a CDS encoding glycoside hydrolase family 6 protein, with protein sequence MTIRTMLYAAAAPLLAFPLALPAGATAAAASAPATAPLAVPAGTYGELTPEGAFTAPPAAGLWWSSTGRPTSFGPGALTTSVGTDKPRVWDAMVGRNNIRLRAGALYTLSFDAAASRAADIRVTVQENSGAYTAPLNRTVTLGPGTVRHQWTFRSSVSTPTGQITFQVGGRTAETGFTFDNVSLTTSTPREGFYTDPDSTARRWVDGDTTGHPRKAEIRSKIADHTTVKWFGNWSGATDAEVEAAVDRYVTAAAAAGQIPTLVTYNVPGRDCGGASADPSVPGTAQAYKNWIAAFGRGIAGRPAIVVLEPDAIAQADRDYRKHDGTPCLTETQRTARFDMLSYAAGQLDAQGPLVRAYLDAGNARWILGEGLADTGPMGLTEMVDMLGRSGLALADGVAINVANFQTNADSDNYGSRLAARALQTLGITTTWVVDTGRNGTAQPTAPGDFCNPRGRTLGLTSRQGDGGAAAYYLWIKNPGDSDGRREEDPRCEAGVPKAGHFSPELALRLIDGG encoded by the coding sequence GTGACCATACGAACGATGCTGTACGCGGCGGCCGCGCCGCTGCTCGCCTTCCCCCTGGCCCTGCCGGCCGGCGCCACCGCCGCCGCGGCTTCCGCTCCCGCTACCGCTCCGCTCGCCGTACCGGCCGGGACCTACGGTGAACTGACGCCCGAGGGCGCTTTCACCGCGCCGCCCGCGGCCGGGCTGTGGTGGTCCTCCACCGGCCGTCCCACCTCCTTCGGACCGGGAGCGCTGACCACCTCCGTCGGCACCGACAAGCCTCGGGTGTGGGACGCGATGGTGGGGCGCAACAACATCCGGCTGAGGGCCGGCGCTCTGTACACACTGTCGTTCGACGCCGCCGCGTCCCGGGCCGCGGACATCCGGGTCACCGTCCAGGAGAACTCCGGGGCCTACACGGCGCCGCTGAACCGGACGGTGACCCTGGGGCCCGGAACCGTACGCCACCAGTGGACCTTCCGTTCCTCCGTGTCGACGCCGACCGGGCAGATCACCTTCCAGGTCGGCGGCAGGACCGCGGAAACCGGCTTCACCTTCGACAATGTCTCCCTCACCACGTCGACGCCGCGCGAGGGCTTCTACACCGACCCGGACAGCACGGCCCGGCGGTGGGTGGACGGCGATACGACGGGACATCCCCGCAAGGCCGAGATCCGGTCGAAGATCGCCGACCACACCACGGTGAAGTGGTTCGGCAACTGGTCCGGGGCGACCGACGCCGAGGTGGAGGCGGCTGTGGACCGCTATGTCACGGCGGCGGCCGCCGCGGGGCAGATCCCGACCCTGGTGACGTACAACGTCCCGGGCCGTGACTGCGGCGGCGCTTCGGCCGATCCGTCGGTGCCGGGGACCGCGCAGGCGTACAAGAACTGGATCGCCGCCTTCGGCCGCGGAATCGCGGGGCGTCCCGCGATCGTCGTGCTCGAACCGGACGCGATCGCCCAGGCCGACCGGGACTACCGCAAGCACGACGGTACGCCCTGTCTGACCGAGACCCAGCGCACCGCCCGCTTCGACATGCTCTCCTACGCCGCCGGGCAGTTGGACGCGCAGGGCCCGCTGGTGCGGGCCTACCTCGACGCGGGCAACGCGCGGTGGATCCTCGGCGAGGGGCTGGCCGACACCGGGCCGATGGGGCTGACCGAGATGGTGGACATGCTGGGCAGGTCGGGGCTGGCCCTCGCCGACGGGGTCGCGATCAACGTGGCCAATTTCCAGACGAACGCCGACTCGGACAACTACGGGAGCAGACTGGCCGCCCGTGCCCTGCAGACCCTCGGCATCACCACCACCTGGGTGGTGGACACCGGGCGCAACGGCACCGCGCAGCCGACCGCGCCGGGTGATTTCTGCAATCCGCGCGGCCGTACCCTGGGGCTGACGTCGCGTCAGGGCGACGGCGGCGCCGCGGCGTACTACCTGTGGATCAAGAACCCGGGCGATTCGGACGGGCGGCGGGAAGAGGATCCCCGCTGCGAGGCAGGAGTTCCCAAGGCCGGGCACTTCTCCCCCGAGCTGGCGCTGCGGCTGATCGACGGCGGCTGA
- a CDS encoding aldo/keto reductase, which translates to MKYRQIGSDPATSRTVSVLSLGAMLFGTRTDEETAYAILDRYTEAGGTFVDTANTYAYWLDDSQGGASEEVLGRWRRSRGIGDEITIATKLGARPLAPGTGWIENGDGLSARNIRIASEQSRERLGMDRLPLLYAHVRDRATPLAETVEGFAAVVADGTVGLLGVSNHWAWQVERSRAIAAAAGLPGYEVLQYSHSYLRRRTDRPDATHQEGPVGVVGGDLLTYLREEPRLAMVAYTPLLGGAYTQENRPFGEDFDHAGTPVRLAVLDEVAKETGATRNQVVLAWLIGGEIPVIPLVGASSVAQLDESLAAVDLELSEEQRARLDGAH; encoded by the coding sequence ATGAAGTACCGTCAGATCGGCAGCGACCCGGCCACCAGCCGCACGGTGAGCGTGCTCAGCCTGGGCGCGATGCTCTTCGGCACCCGCACCGACGAGGAGACGGCGTACGCCATCCTCGACCGCTACACCGAGGCGGGCGGCACCTTCGTCGACACCGCCAACACCTACGCGTACTGGCTGGACGACAGCCAGGGCGGCGCCAGTGAGGAAGTCCTCGGCCGCTGGCGCCGCAGCCGGGGCATCGGCGACGAGATCACCATCGCCACCAAGCTGGGCGCCCGCCCCCTGGCCCCCGGCACGGGCTGGATCGAGAACGGCGACGGACTCTCCGCGCGGAACATCCGTATCGCCTCCGAGCAGAGCCGTGAACGCCTCGGCATGGACCGGCTGCCCCTGCTCTACGCCCATGTCCGGGACCGGGCGACCCCGCTCGCCGAGACCGTCGAGGGATTCGCCGCCGTCGTCGCGGACGGCACGGTCGGCCTCCTCGGTGTCAGCAACCACTGGGCCTGGCAGGTCGAACGGTCCCGTGCCATCGCCGCGGCCGCCGGACTGCCCGGCTACGAGGTCCTCCAGTACAGCCACAGCTATCTGCGCCGCCGCACCGACCGGCCCGACGCGACCCACCAGGAGGGCCCCGTCGGTGTCGTCGGCGGTGACCTCCTCACCTACCTCCGGGAGGAACCGCGGCTGGCCATGGTCGCCTACACCCCGCTCCTCGGCGGCGCCTACACCCAGGAGAACCGCCCCTTCGGCGAGGACTTCGACCATGCCGGGACCCCGGTCCGGCTCGCCGTCCTGGACGAGGTGGCCAAGGAGACCGGCGCCACCCGCAACCAGGTCGTCCTCGCCTGGCTCATCGGCGGCGAGATCCCGGTGATCCCGCTGGTCGGCGCCTCATCGGTGGCCCAGCTCGACGAGAGCCTGGCCGCGGTCGACCTGGAACTCTCCGAGGAACAGCGGGCCCGTCTCGACGGCGCCCACTGA
- a CDS encoding M64 family metallopeptidase, which translates to MPSFIRRGALTAAGAAAVVTAALVVAPGAIADPATAGPTVPPRVEVEIPGPETGTAAGSGHTLVPAAGRDRPRPKLSAAEAAEDGRVTRLTGDGTTADRLDIVVIGDGYTAAELPRFQTDARAIWDQTAAVEPYTTYRGLFNVWAVDAVSNESGVTGDPDRATVRDTALGSYFWCGDIERLLCVDQAKVDRYAAKAPEADLVIVLANSAKYGGAGYNEPSQSLGYEGIATASAGNPKSGQVAIHETGHSLGKLADEYFYPGYPGYEQYTGPEPADVNISTLPAAAIGQQRVKWYRWLGETSPDGGTVGAYEGGGYFVKGLNRPTENSMMRSVDKPFNLPGTEAMIAGFYRHAKPVTAVTPTDRVLRLRHSAEAAPVKLTGADGRQLRLRWYLDGKELPRFEGRTKVKVAHLAARLLDRRVHQLTVTAEDRTPSVRDPRIAATMKSSVTWSVRF; encoded by the coding sequence ATGCCCTCGTTCATCCGACGCGGAGCCTTGACCGCGGCCGGCGCCGCCGCCGTCGTCACCGCCGCCCTCGTCGTCGCGCCCGGCGCGATCGCCGATCCGGCGACCGCGGGACCGACCGTACCGCCGCGGGTCGAGGTCGAGATACCCGGCCCGGAGACCGGCACCGCCGCCGGCTCCGGCCACACCCTCGTCCCGGCCGCCGGCCGGGACCGGCCCCGCCCCAAGCTGTCGGCGGCCGAAGCCGCCGAGGACGGCCGGGTCACCCGGCTCACCGGCGACGGCACCACCGCCGACCGGCTCGACATCGTGGTCATCGGCGACGGCTACACCGCGGCCGAACTGCCCCGCTTCCAGACCGACGCCCGCGCCATCTGGGACCAGACCGCCGCCGTCGAGCCGTACACGACCTACCGCGGACTCTTCAACGTCTGGGCCGTCGACGCCGTCTCCAACGAGTCCGGGGTCACCGGTGACCCGGACCGCGCCACCGTCCGCGATACCGCCCTCGGCTCCTACTTCTGGTGCGGCGACATCGAGCGACTGCTCTGCGTCGACCAGGCCAAGGTCGACCGCTATGCCGCCAAGGCACCCGAAGCCGACCTGGTCATCGTCCTCGCCAACAGCGCCAAGTACGGCGGCGCGGGATACAACGAGCCCAGCCAGAGCCTCGGCTACGAGGGCATCGCGACCGCCTCCGCGGGCAACCCCAAGTCCGGCCAGGTCGCCATCCACGAGACCGGACACTCCCTCGGCAAGCTCGCCGACGAGTACTTCTACCCCGGCTACCCGGGCTACGAGCAGTACACCGGCCCCGAGCCCGCCGATGTCAACATCTCCACGCTCCCGGCGGCCGCCATCGGGCAGCAGCGCGTCAAGTGGTACCGCTGGCTCGGCGAGACCTCGCCCGACGGCGGCACCGTCGGCGCCTACGAAGGCGGTGGATACTTCGTGAAGGGCCTCAACCGGCCCACCGAGAACTCGATGATGCGCTCCGTCGACAAGCCCTTCAACCTGCCCGGCACCGAGGCGATGATCGCGGGCTTCTACCGCCACGCCAAGCCGGTCACCGCCGTCACCCCCACCGACCGGGTCCTGCGGCTGCGCCACAGCGCCGAGGCCGCCCCGGTGAAGCTCACCGGTGCCGACGGCCGGCAGCTGAGGCTCCGCTGGTACCTCGACGGCAAGGAACTGCCCCGCTTCGAGGGCCGTACGAAGGTGAAGGTCGCCCATCTCGCCGCGCGCCTGCTCGACCGGCGCGTCCACCAGCTCACCGTCACCGCCGAAGACCGCACCCCGTCGGTCCGTGACCCCAGGATCGCCGCCACCATGAAGTCCTCGGTCACCTGGTCGGTCCGCTTCTGA
- a CDS encoding helix-turn-helix domain-containing protein, protein MDEQEAGIGRRVQRLRKQLGMTQRQLAEPSYTPAYISIVESGRVRPSEAALRFLAGRLNTSVEELTTGRPARLATELRLALTDAQRELATGSAVDAAGAFERVAADAARLDLGPEQAEAALGLGDCALETGDLDRALAQFEEAERLLADAPLPRRARAVRGRAVAHLLTGELRYACYLLESAIEELSTSGLADPEALVLLYAAVIGPYIDMGAHARAAHAAELALSLAPRVSDPALVAGMHRQVARTFLAEGRIADADASLAKAQAIYRQLRLGTDLAHCHWMRGYVHAQGGELALAETELRTARDMLSARRAELFTAQVEVELADVLRRMGRYDQAAEVAGTLLRLDDRHGAVHAGGAHRLLGLISEERGETEAAEEHYVKALALLERSGASGDLADLCRLLGDLLRRAGRVEAAMDAYRTGLGYRATPGTTTLGPPPAAPPRPEE, encoded by the coding sequence ATGGACGAACAAGAGGCCGGAATCGGCCGCCGGGTGCAACGGCTGCGCAAACAGCTGGGTATGACGCAGCGTCAGCTCGCCGAACCGTCGTACACCCCCGCCTATATCTCCATCGTCGAGTCCGGGCGGGTCCGGCCCTCGGAGGCGGCGCTGAGGTTTCTCGCCGGACGGCTCAACACCTCGGTCGAGGAGCTGACGACCGGGCGGCCGGCCCGGCTCGCCACCGAACTGCGGCTCGCCCTCACCGACGCCCAGCGGGAGCTGGCCACCGGCTCCGCAGTGGACGCCGCCGGTGCCTTCGAGCGGGTGGCGGCCGACGCGGCTCGGCTCGATCTCGGGCCCGAGCAGGCGGAGGCCGCCCTCGGGCTCGGGGACTGTGCCCTGGAGACCGGGGACCTGGACCGGGCCCTCGCGCAGTTCGAGGAGGCGGAACGGCTGCTGGCCGACGCCCCGCTGCCCCGGCGGGCGCGGGCGGTGCGCGGACGGGCGGTGGCCCATCTGCTCACCGGTGAACTGCGGTACGCCTGCTATCTGCTGGAATCGGCCATCGAGGAGCTGAGCACCAGCGGCCTCGCCGATCCGGAGGCACTGGTGCTGTTGTACGCGGCCGTCATCGGGCCGTACATCGACATGGGGGCGCATGCCCGGGCGGCGCATGCGGCCGAACTCGCCCTGTCACTGGCACCGCGGGTCAGCGATCCGGCGCTGGTGGCCGGAATGCACCGGCAGGTGGCCCGTACCTTCCTCGCCGAGGGCCGGATCGCGGACGCCGATGCCTCACTGGCCAAGGCCCAGGCCATATACCGTCAGCTCAGACTGGGCACCGATCTCGCCCACTGCCACTGGATGCGCGGCTATGTCCATGCCCAGGGCGGGGAACTCGCCCTGGCCGAGACGGAGCTGCGGACCGCCCGGGACATGCTCAGCGCCCGGCGCGCCGAGCTGTTCACCGCGCAGGTGGAGGTGGAGCTGGCGGATGTACTGCGCCGTATGGGCCGCTACGACCAGGCGGCGGAGGTCGCCGGTACCCTGCTGCGGCTGGACGACCGCCACGGCGCGGTGCACGCGGGCGGGGCGCACCGGCTGCTCGGGCTGATCTCCGAGGAGCGCGGCGAGACGGAGGCGGCGGAGGAGCACTATGTGAAGGCGCTCGCGCTGCTGGAGCGCAGCGGTGCGAGCGGTGATCTGGCGGACCTCTGCCGGCTGCTCGGCGATCTGCTGCGGCGGGCCGGGCGGGTGGAGGCGGCGATGGACGCGTACCGCACCGGTCTGGGGTACCGGGCCACGCCCGGGACGACGACGCTGGGACCGCCGCCCGCCGCTCCCCCGCGCCCCGAGGAGTGA
- a CDS encoding amidohydrolase family protein — MPYDPPAVGRRSLLLMAPAAAAVTVADPTRAAALPTAGRAVPDHPGADGRAARIDVHHHYTAPEWLGWAERKELVSPAQLPWWTRWDATETLGVMDRAGIATAVVSPAMPVRGFESGDQRRESVTVALDAVAGLTAAHPGRFAFFTPVFPDDLEASRRSIARGLDDLGAVGVQTRANTRGVYLGDPSHDRLLAELNERSAVINTHPHELPGTDPARPAVPGVPAFYCDFPLDTTRAAVNLIVNGTLDRYPNLSFILPHGGGFLPFIADRMGAFAHFLTPKVDAARVRDYLHRFYYDTAAPLGEAAAAALLATADPTRILYGSDWPASPADTITGVAVPALDRWSGLTPLQRRRVNRDNALRLLPSLNRART, encoded by the coding sequence ATGCCATACGACCCCCCGGCCGTGGGCCGCCGAAGCCTGCTGCTGATGGCCCCCGCCGCCGCGGCGGTGACCGTCGCCGACCCCACCAGGGCCGCCGCCCTCCCCACCGCGGGACGCGCCGTGCCCGACCACCCCGGCGCCGACGGCCGGGCCGCCCGCATCGACGTCCACCACCACTACACCGCCCCCGAATGGCTCGGCTGGGCCGAACGGAAGGAGCTGGTGTCACCCGCCCAACTACCCTGGTGGACCCGGTGGGACGCGACCGAGACCCTCGGCGTGATGGACCGGGCCGGTATCGCGACCGCGGTCGTGAGCCCCGCCATGCCGGTCCGCGGCTTCGAATCCGGCGACCAGCGCCGGGAGAGCGTCACCGTCGCCCTCGACGCCGTCGCCGGACTGACCGCCGCCCACCCCGGCCGGTTCGCCTTCTTCACGCCCGTCTTCCCCGACGACCTCGAAGCCTCCCGCCGGTCCATCGCCCGGGGCCTCGACGACCTCGGCGCCGTCGGCGTCCAGACCCGCGCCAACACCCGCGGCGTGTATCTCGGCGACCCCTCGCACGACCGGCTCCTCGCCGAACTGAACGAACGCTCGGCGGTCATCAACACCCATCCGCACGAACTGCCCGGCACCGACCCCGCCCGGCCCGCCGTCCCGGGAGTGCCCGCGTTCTACTGCGACTTCCCCCTCGACACCACCCGCGCCGCCGTCAATCTCATCGTCAACGGCACTCTCGACCGCTATCCGAATCTGTCCTTCATCCTGCCGCACGGCGGCGGCTTCCTCCCCTTCATCGCCGACCGGATGGGGGCCTTCGCCCACTTCCTGACGCCGAAGGTGGATGCCGCGCGGGTACGGGACTATCTGCACCGCTTCTACTACGACACCGCGGCCCCGCTGGGCGAGGCCGCCGCGGCCGCCCTGCTGGCCACCGCCGACCCCACCCGCATCCTGTACGGCAGCGACTGGCCGGCCTCCCCCGCCGACACCATCACCGGCGTCGCCGTGCCCGCCCTCGACCGCTGGAGCGGGCTCACCCCGCTCCAGCGGCGGCGCGTCAACCGGGACAACGCCCTGCGCCTGCTGCCGTCCCTGAACCGCGCCCGTACCTGA
- a CDS encoding serine hydrolase domain-containing protein, with the protein MAGMLVLPASTGLAYGAPAPAASTVAAAPVGSVGSGDGSVRGPSPSPSAAFPELGASVAAELDDAVRKVLDETSVPGVTVGLWAPGKGSYVRSFGVADKATGAPMDSGLYTRIGSLTKTFTVTALLELVDEGKVGLDDPIGQYVSGVPNGDTITLRRLAGMRSGLFNYSEDPDFFKALTSDPERPFTPRELLGYSFKHPVLFPPGERFDYSNTNLILLGLVVEKAGGAPLGRSVQDKVLDPAGLDRTLFPVGAEFPSPHAHGYTDQTASGKVEDATDWNPSWGWAAGAMISDLEDLRSWARTLATGTLLTPETQAQRLDFADTGFPGTGYGLGVFTSNGWIGHNGSLPGYETVAVYLPEAQATMVIVLNTDIVHDGAEPSTLFATAVTEIVSPDHVYVLPSGAAQEQRNSTASPSPSSSSPSAPVSPVSPGTTPP; encoded by the coding sequence ATGGCCGGGATGCTGGTCCTGCCGGCCTCCACCGGCCTCGCGTACGGCGCCCCCGCACCGGCCGCGTCCACCGTCGCCGCCGCCCCCGTCGGCTCCGTCGGCTCGGGGGACGGCTCCGTCCGGGGGCCGTCGCCCTCGCCGAGCGCCGCCTTCCCCGAACTCGGCGCATCCGTCGCCGCGGAGCTCGACGACGCCGTCCGCAAGGTGCTGGACGAGACCTCGGTCCCCGGGGTGACGGTGGGCCTGTGGGCGCCCGGCAAGGGGAGCTACGTCCGCTCCTTCGGCGTCGCCGACAAGGCCACCGGCGCCCCCATGGACAGCGGCCTCTACACCCGGATCGGCAGCCTCACCAAGACGTTCACCGTCACCGCCCTCCTCGAACTCGTCGACGAGGGAAAGGTGGGCCTCGACGACCCGATCGGGCAGTACGTGTCCGGGGTACCCAACGGCGACACCATCACCCTGCGCCGGCTCGCGGGCATGCGCAGCGGACTCTTCAACTATTCCGAGGACCCGGACTTCTTCAAGGCCCTGACGTCCGACCCGGAGCGGCCCTTCACCCCGCGGGAACTCCTCGGCTACTCGTTCAAGCATCCGGTGCTCTTCCCGCCCGGTGAACGCTTCGACTACTCCAACACCAACCTGATCCTGCTGGGTCTGGTCGTGGAGAAGGCCGGCGGCGCACCCCTCGGCCGCTCCGTCCAGGACAAGGTCCTGGACCCGGCGGGGCTCGACCGCACCCTCTTCCCGGTCGGCGCCGAGTTCCCCAGCCCGCACGCCCACGGCTACACCGATCAGACCGCGTCCGGAAAGGTCGAGGACGCCACGGACTGGAACCCCTCCTGGGGCTGGGCCGCCGGGGCGATGATCTCGGACCTGGAGGATCTGCGAAGCTGGGCCCGCACCCTGGCCACCGGCACCCTGCTGACCCCCGAAACCCAGGCCCAGCGGCTGGACTTCGCCGACACCGGCTTCCCGGGGACCGGGTACGGTCTCGGTGTCTTCACGAGCAACGGCTGGATCGGGCACAACGGCTCCCTGCCCGGATACGAGACCGTCGCCGTCTATCTGCCCGAGGCGCAGGCCACGATGGTCATCGTCCTCAATACGGACATCGTTCACGACGGGGCCGAGCCGAGCACCCTCTTCGCCACGGCCGTCACCGAGATCGTGAGCCCGGACCACGTCTACGTGCTGCCGTCCGGGGCCGCCCAGGAGCAGCGGAACAGCACGGCGTCCCCGTCGCCGTCCTCCTCCTCACCTTCGGCGCCGGTGAGCCCGGTGAGCCCGGGCACCACACCGCCCTGA
- a CDS encoding DUF397 domain-containing protein translates to MEQIDNGVRATALSSVTWTKSSHSNATGNCVELAALPGGAVAIRNSRDPQGPVLIYTRDEVAAFVAGARAGDFDAVIG, encoded by the coding sequence GTGGAACAGATCGACAACGGTGTGCGGGCGACCGCACTGTCCTCGGTGACCTGGACGAAGAGCAGTCACAGCAATGCCACGGGGAACTGTGTGGAGCTGGCCGCGCTGCCCGGTGGCGCGGTGGCGATCCGTAACTCCCGCGACCCCCAGGGTCCCGTGCTGATCTATACGCGGGACGAGGTCGCCGCGTTCGTGGCGGGTGCCCGCGCGGGCGATTTCGACGCGGTTATCGGCTGA
- a CDS encoding helix-turn-helix domain-containing protein, whose amino-acid sequence MAAADPHEPWFLRPLGPVENNPTALRLILGGKLRELRIAAGLEPADVDSRLGFSRSKTSRIELGRHGCKRADALALLRLYGVEGEERAGEFMRLLEQSHRPDWWRSYSDVLSDFFTPLVALEGAAERIRTYEPFYVPGLLQTPAYTHAVIKAGPGGLPARDAIRRVELRQERQRQLDLPDAPRLWAIIDESVLLRAVGGREVMRSQLEHLLKMMERPRVTLQVAPLDVSGAIGIGTGVTFLRFALGDLKDAVYLEHLTDSTFSQKPGVVEEYRDMLDRLGACALTPVESAKVLRGRLEALSTP is encoded by the coding sequence ATGGCTGCAGCCGACCCTCATGAGCCGTGGTTTCTCCGGCCCCTGGGCCCGGTGGAGAACAACCCCACGGCGCTGCGGCTGATTCTCGGCGGCAAACTGCGGGAACTGCGGATCGCGGCGGGCCTTGAGCCCGCCGACGTGGACTCCCGGCTCGGTTTCTCCCGTTCGAAGACCAGCCGGATCGAACTCGGCCGGCACGGCTGCAAACGGGCCGACGCCCTGGCGCTGCTGCGGTTGTACGGGGTGGAGGGCGAGGAGCGGGCCGGAGAGTTCATGCGGCTGCTCGAGCAGTCGCACCGGCCCGACTGGTGGCGCTCGTACAGCGATGTGCTCTCGGACTTCTTCACCCCGCTCGTCGCCCTGGAGGGTGCGGCGGAGCGGATCCGTACCTATGAACCCTTCTATGTGCCGGGGCTGCTCCAGACGCCCGCGTACACCCATGCCGTGATCAAGGCGGGGCCCGGCGGGCTGCCGGCGCGGGACGCGATCCGCCGGGTCGAGCTGCGGCAGGAGCGACAGCGGCAGCTCGACCTTCCGGACGCGCCGCGACTGTGGGCGATCATCGACGAGTCCGTACTGCTGCGGGCGGTGGGCGGCCGGGAGGTGATGCGGTCGCAACTGGAGCATCTACTGAAGATGATGGAGCGGCCGCGGGTCACGCTCCAGGTGGCTCCGCTGGATGTGTCGGGGGCGATCGGCATCGGCACCGGCGTGACCTTTCTGCGGTTCGCGCTCGGTGATCTCAAGGACGCGGTGTACCTCGAACATCTGACGGACTCGACGTTCAGCCAGAAGCCGGGGGTGGTGGAGGAGTACCGCGACATGCTGGACCGGCTGGGGGCCTGTGCGCTCACTCCGGTGGAGTCGGCGAAGGTGCTGCGCGGCCGGCTCGAGGCGCTGAGTACGCCCTGA
- a CDS encoding SAM-dependent methyltransferase, whose product MQTTSWRPDAIDTTVPSVARMYDYYLGGSDHYAADRAASEELLKRVPSTRALAVNNRRFLRRAVRVLARDYGIRQFIDHGSGLPTRDNVHQVAQEVDPDCRVVYIDNDPIVLAHGRALLDENERTTVVQADLRDTEGILRHEETRRLIDFTRPVAALFVSVLHCIPDESDPAALLRRVAGALAPGSFLVVCQLVSERPEIRGYVTDFMAETTGGTWGRVREECEVRGYLDGFEILEPGLVEVSQWRPDSDLAPVQQTDEWIEWGGIARIG is encoded by the coding sequence ATGCAGACCACGTCGTGGCGCCCCGACGCCATCGACACCACCGTGCCCAGCGTGGCCCGGATGTACGACTACTACCTGGGCGGCAGCGACCACTACGCAGCCGACCGCGCCGCCAGCGAGGAGCTCCTGAAACGGGTCCCCAGCACCCGGGCTCTGGCCGTCAACAACCGCCGCTTCCTGCGGCGCGCGGTCCGCGTCCTCGCCCGCGACTACGGCATACGCCAGTTCATCGACCACGGCTCCGGACTGCCCACCCGGGACAACGTCCACCAGGTCGCCCAGGAGGTCGACCCCGACTGCCGGGTCGTGTACATCGACAACGACCCGATCGTCCTCGCCCACGGCCGGGCCCTGCTCGACGAGAACGAACGCACCACCGTCGTCCAGGCCGACCTGCGGGACACCGAAGGCATCCTGCGGCACGAGGAGACCCGCCGGCTCATCGACTTCACCCGGCCCGTCGCCGCCCTGTTCGTCTCGGTCCTGCACTGCATCCCGGACGAGAGCGACCCGGCGGCCCTGCTGCGCCGGGTCGCCGGGGCCCTCGCGCCCGGAAGCTTCCTCGTCGTCTGCCAGTTGGTCAGCGAGCGCCCGGAGATCCGCGGCTACGTCACCGACTTCATGGCGGAGACGACCGGCGGAACCTGGGGGCGGGTCCGCGAGGAGTGCGAGGTCCGTGGCTACCTCGACGGCTTCGAGATCCTCGAACCCGGTCTGGTCGAGGTGTCGCAGTGGCGGCCGGACAGTGATCTCGCCCCCGTCCAGCAGACCGACGAATGGATCGAATGGGGTGGTATCGCCCGGATCGGCTGA